The genome window TGAACAGCGACTGGACGGTCTTGGCGGTGAACTCCAGCGTCCGGCGGGCGTTGATCGGAAGCCGAGCGATCGACTCCCCGAGGACCGCCGTGACGTGGTACGGGTCCGCGAACGCCAGCGGGTCGCAGTTCGATTCCGGCAGCTCGTCGAGGAGCAGCCGCGCCGCCATGTCGACGATCAGCCCCCCGCCTGCCGCGGAGGCCAGGACGATCCGCGACGACGAGCGGTCGACGACGAGCTTCTTGAACCGCCGGTCGATGGTCCACGCCTGCGGCTTGGGATCGACAGCCCGCCGGTCCCACACGGTCACTTCCCCCGACGCCCCGACGGCGTACAGCTTGTCTTCGGCCGACTGGAACAGCGAGACGATGCTCCCCCGCGTCCCGGAGAAGAGCATCTCCGTCCGCTGCGGGGCGGTCAGGACGAGGTGGACCGTCCGGTCCTTGCCGCTCCAGAGGACCGATTGCTCCCGTTCGGCCGAGATGGCGGTCACCTCGCCGGCGGGGACCTCCAGGAAGGCGACCTGCGGCAGGGAAAGCACCTCGGCGTCCGCGGAGCGGTGTACCACCGCCATCCGCTGCTCCCCCCCCTGGACCGCGATGCCGGAGACCGGGGAGGCCATCGGGACGCGGACCGTCAGTCCCGTCCCCTCGGCGATCAGGCAGGCCCCCTTGTCCGTTCCGACGGCGAGCGTCCGGGAGGCGGTGTCGAACGAGAGCGACGTGATCGGCTCGCCGACCGCCGCGACGCGGGTCCGCTGGCGGGTCTCCCAGTTCCAGGCCCAGATCTCGCCCGAGGCGAACCCCATCACGACCTGCGGCTTCGCCGGATCGCGGACGATCTCGACCGGCGCGGAGTTGAAGTTTGTTTCCGAGTTGAAGGACTGCGCCGCGACGTTGGCCCGGAACAGCTCCCCGGTGCTGGCGATGGCGAACTGCTGCCCCGCGGGTCCGCCGCAGACCTCTTTCCACTGGCGGTTCGCGTTGGTGGCGGTCCCCTGCTGGGCCGCGCGGGACTGGACGACAAGTTTCCCCTGGGTCCGGACGACCGGGCGGCCGTTCGACAGGGCGACGATGTCGCCGCTCGCCATCGCGTCCGCCGACTGCCCCCCCTGGATCAGGAGCGCCCCCTGGCTCGACACGGCGGCGATGTTCCGTCCCTGCTCGACGAGCCGCGTCACCGCCCCCTTCCACGGCGCGGCGATCGGTTCGAGCGTCTTCCCCTGCGACGGACGGCGCTGGAGCGCGCCGTCGGCCGCCAGGATCACCTGCCCGTCCGGCGTCGACGCGCAGGCCGAGAACGCCCCCTTGGCGGCATCCGGCTTCAGAAGCCCCGACGCGAGGTCGAGGACTTCCATCTCTCCTTCGCCGCGGCAGCAGAAGAGCAGGTTCTCGCCCGGGACAAGGCACAGGTCCGCGATGGCGGTCGGCGGACCGGGGATCCATCGCCGCAGCCGGACCGGGGCCATCCGGTCGCCATCCGCCGCGCGAACGAGCAGCCGGCCCGACGCCGGGTCGCCGCGGTGCAGGTTCTCGACCGTCCCGCCGAACGCGAGGGTCTCGAGCAGGACGCCCGCCGGGGAGTAGGTCTTGATCTTCCCGGAGGTCGTCAGGACCGCCAGCCGCTGGGCGTCGAGCCATTCCAGGTCCCGGACCTCTTCATCGGCCTCGAACGACTTGGCTCCCCCCTGATCATTCAGCAGCGTCATGTGGACCTGCCGCGGCTCGTCGCTCCAGGCGATGCGGCGGTCGTCGCCGCTGATCGCCGCCGCGACGACCTTGGCCGAGACATCCGCCACCTTGAGGTCGGCCCCCTTGCGGCTGAGGAGCAGCAGCGCCCCTTCGGGCGTCGTCAGGAGGGCATGCGCCCCGTTGGCCGAAAGCTGTGCGGACTTGATCGTCTTGACTTCGAGCGGCAGCCGGGCCGGCGACGACTTTCCGGGGGTCCAGATCTCGACCTGGCCGTCCGCCAGGACGGAGACCATCTCCAGTCCGCTCGGTCCGTCGGCGAGGGCGATCGCCAGCCGCTTGCTGGTCTTCTCGGTCTGCCGGCCGATGACGTTACCGGTCTCGACATTGCGGACTTCAACCGGCCCGTCGGTCCCCGCGATGGCAAGCGCGCGTCCGTCGGAGCTCCAGGCAATGTCGAGCGGCTCGCCGACCGGCTTCTTCCAGTCCCACACCCGGCTGTTCGACAGGCGGTCGAGAACCCGGACATCGCCGTTGTCGAGCAGGTACGCGCCGGACTTGTCGCCGGGGCTCGCGGCAAAGGCCCGCACGCCCGATTCGGGAGCGGTCCATTCGGCCTTCGCGCCGTCGGAGAGGTCGAAGACGCCGGCCCGCCCATCCGCGGTCCCGGCCAGAAGCTGGCGGCCGTCCGGAGAGAACCGCAGCGCCGTGACGTCGCCCGACTCCGGAGTATTGATCGTGATCCCCGAGGCCGCACCGGCGGGAAGAAGCCGGATCCCCTTCCCCTGGTCGGCGACCGCGATCGTCCCGTCCGCGGGGGACATCGCGAGCGCGGTGAACTTCGGTCCCTGGCTGGCGACGCTCGGGAGCGTCGTGCTCCCCTCGACGATCAGCAGGCGGTTCCCCTCGATGGCGGCGAGCCGGCCCCGCTGGGAGACGACCGACTGCGGCGTGATCTCCAGCTCGACCGGCTTGGAGTCGGTGCTGAGGACCTGGAGCTGTCCCCCCGCCAGGGCGGCGATCAGCGACTCCCCTTCCGCACTCCAGGCAAGGTCTTCCACCTTGGCGGCGGTCTCGGTCGACGTCACGTCGACCCAGCGGTCCCCCTGCCGGGACCAGACCGAGATCGTGTTCTCGGAGGCCGCCGCCACGCTCTCGCCGACGGGGGACGCGACAAGGACCCGCACGGCCCCGCTGACCGCCCCGACGGGACGGATGTTCCGGCCGGTCGACGCCTGCCACTCCAGCACGCGGCCGTCGCTCCCCGCCGTGACGAACGCGTCCTGACCGGGGAGCTGCGCGATCAGGTTCGCCGCCGGGGTCTTGAGCGACTGCGGCGCGGCCGAGGGGACGCGGACCGTGAAGGGCCGCCCCTCGAACGGCAGCGCGACGAGCGAGTCCCCCTCCGGCGAAAGGCTGATCTGCCGGATCCCCTTCCCCTCCAGCATGGCGTCGAACAGCCCCCGTCCCTGGACGGTGTGGGTGGCGGAGATCGCCCCTTCGCGGGAGATCGTGGCGATCACGTCTCCCCGTCCGCTGGCGACGGCGGCCGCCGGCCGCTCCCCGGACCGGGCAACGCTCCGGACCTCGCGCCCGCCAACGACGGAGAAGACCGCGATCCGGTCGGGATGAATGATGCTGACGAGATCGCTCCCGCCGACCGTGACCGCCCCGTCCCCGGCAAGCCGTTCGGACTTCGTGATCGTCTCCAGCGGGAACTGCCACGTCCGGAGCCGCTGGTCTTCACCGGCGGAGTAGACTTCGGAGCCATCCTCCCGGAATGCGAGCCCCCGCATCGCCGACCAGTGGGCCGGGATCTTGGAGATCAGCTTGCGGGCTTCGATGTCCCAGGTGAGGAGATTTCCCGCCTGGTCCCCGCCGACGAGGAACTTGAGGTCCTTGCTGAGGAGCAGGTGCAGGATCGGCTCGCGGCCCCCTTCGAGCTTCCCGAGCCGCTCCAG of Planctomyces sp. SH-PL14 contains these proteins:
- a CDS encoding WD40 repeat domain-containing protein, whose protein sequence is MRSIPPFDSRRPFVPAAPWSLARTACVLGACVLTGAGLTGCGGSAPPAAAPAQPTIVTTGPKAPAAAAAPATAPAAAPAAAAPMTGGAAPMAAAVGPDGAPVEKTPPPPFEPPGVSFTDQGNVLVGIGSAPDQVELFDVASGQIARQIPRQPSPITSVAYDPDSLWGATGAASGEVQLWSLARPKLGLDEFAAQATRGGDLNPLLGHSGPVLALRMNPPSGQLASAGADGIVRLWRIARPRMMTSLENQEGATIAALSPDGRVVFIGDQNGDIGIWGVEKLERLGKLEGGREPILHLLLSKDLKFLVGGDQAGNLLTWDIEARKLISKIPAHWSAMRGLAFREDGSEVYSAGEDQRLRTWQFPLETITKSERLAGDGAVTVGGSDLVSIIHPDRIAVFSVVGGREVRSVARSGERPAAAVASGRGDVIATISREGAISATHTVQGRGLFDAMLEGKGIRQISLSPEGDSLVALPFEGRPFTVRVPSAAPQSLKTPAANLIAQLPGQDAFVTAGSDGRVLEWQASTGRNIRPVGAVSGAVRVLVASPVGESVAAASENTISVWSRQGDRWVDVTSTETAAKVEDLAWSAEGESLIAALAGGQLQVLSTDSKPVELEITPQSVVSQRGRLAAIEGNRLLIVEGSTTLPSVASQGPKFTALAMSPADGTIAVADQGKGIRLLPAGAASGITINTPESGDVTALRFSPDGRQLLAGTADGRAGVFDLSDGAKAEWTAPESGVRAFAASPGDKSGAYLLDNGDVRVLDRLSNSRVWDWKKPVGEPLDIAWSSDGRALAIAGTDGPVEVRNVETGNVIGRQTEKTSKRLAIALADGPSGLEMVSVLADGQVEIWTPGKSSPARLPLEVKTIKSAQLSANGAHALLTTPEGALLLLSRKGADLKVADVSAKVVAAAISGDDRRIAWSDEPRQVHMTLLNDQGGAKSFEADEEVRDLEWLDAQRLAVLTTSGKIKTYSPAGVLLETLAFGGTVENLHRGDPASGRLLVRAADGDRMAPVRLRRWIPGPPTAIADLCLVPGENLLFCCRGEGEMEVLDLASGLLKPDAAKGAFSACASTPDGQVILAADGALQRRPSQGKTLEPIAAPWKGAVTRLVEQGRNIAAVSSQGALLIQGGQSADAMASGDIVALSNGRPVVRTQGKLVVQSRAAQQGTATNANRQWKEVCGGPAGQQFAIASTGELFRANVAAQSFNSETNFNSAPVEIVRDPAKPQVVMGFASGEIWAWNWETRQRTRVAAVGEPITSLSFDTASRTLAVGTDKGACLIAEGTGLTVRVPMASPVSGIAVQGGEQRMAVVHRSADAEVLSLPQVAFLEVPAGEVTAISAEREQSVLWSGKDRTVHLVLTAPQRTEMLFSGTRGSIVSLFQSAEDKLYAVGASGEVTVWDRRAVDPKPQAWTIDRRFKKLVVDRSSSRIVLASAAGGGLIVDMAARLLLDELPESNCDPLAFADPYHVTAVLGESIARLPINARRTLEFTAKTVQSLFSVSGTADVFLASAGTPNGIVRGDVVSGTFTTAAELAGGVQRTATIAGVPTRVVTSSPLQAGKSTISLVDVLSGKAIWQRSVDGEISWLSAAQDQSIVATRTGLVVLLDTASGDVSQAFSSEPARSVFRIAGTSALLIVTETGRLVTTEVNSIRSLHVSDKGVTAVNFSPRGDYLVTGDEHGAVRVWNLVNGAEVTRSEELKGSVSAVEFSNDGTRLFASSLDGSAAAWSVKDLKPGEPLPAAKLLVHGSPVRTIAQTPAGERLVTSADDKIIRVWDLVTGFEQEQYLGHEAPPVLLHVSPAAENMIVSYDSTGSLRRWTRSAVSSAQIARPAPAETESTSTDPLAPPPPSRVSTSQAAAIAIKPAAPLRRTEVPPIDPNDHRPISLFGSSGPRTSTPQTAMRTSIGSQLNETVGALRKESDPTRREELRAMTSSLLDRLNALPEASEAALEVENVQVQAEGEGTGTPVSLDLTIGEERLSAPLAAQQVVAIKTAYNFSPQAFRPVKMCITSDGKTVLSIQPGIPGREETPPQIPDDTDDATRQKILREYEQAKLRISQGVVEAWDVATRVRLRRWTQVRSLNVGFLDLTPNESTLYTLPDIFTFDLITGEHREVARGCLLALHADPKEPRAALARPGVVGGTSELLTLLDGQGLREQKPKIEGFESFVSAMAFAPDGSRLIASIRERQRHRVVELEPSTLKELAVLETVPHDRTWITPEAFAGPTRIFFLDSNQKFITYGRIAQQRWQFSTWEGRKMLTRTEADHPLIQEDFVRAGWPITGTDLVAARTDSAITVVDVKKMQRVFEMGINAVHFGRPEIAVSADGGWVATGDDGGNVALWHLASGTGPFMFRPHLGPVVGLSFSKSREYLCSMGEENVLRVWKLSLPDANRMRGYGDNNKQKIQKARGKKPAEG